CATGCTGCGTCCGCTGGAACATTTATTACTGCCGCTGCACAGGTGGCAGCCATGGCTCCCGGAACTTCCATCGGTGCGGCCAGTCCTGTTTCATCTTCAGGAGAAGAACTTCCCGAAACCATAAGCAAGAAAGTTACCGGGGATATGGTTAGTCTGATCAAAGGCATTGCCCGTAAGCGGGGGCGCAATATTGATTGGTACGTCAAGTCTGTTCAAGAAGGTGTCAGCGTTGATGCGCAGGATGCCGTGACCCTGAATATTGTGAATTTTATGGCCTTATCAGTTGACGATTTTCTAGAGCAGCTTGGTGCGAGAGGAGTGCTTTTAGGCGGACAGAAAGTTAAGTTTGCAAAGAAAGAGATTAGCGTAATTAAATTTGTTCCCGGCTTCAGGTACGCTGTTCTTTCATGGTTACTTGATCCGCAGGTGGCCTACTTTCTTCTTTTGGGCGGAATACTGGGTGTTTTTTTCGAGCTTTCTCATCCCGGATCGATTTTACCCGGTGTTATAGGTGCATTCTGTCTTGTTACCGGTCTTTATGCTATGTCTATCCTACCCACTAATGCCGCAGGGTTGCTTTTGCTTTTGCTTGGGGCTGTCCTGTTTCTCCTCGAAGTTTTTATCATTAGTTATGGACTGCTCAGTCTTGGGGCAGTGCTCAGTCTTTTTGTGGGTTCCCTTGTTCTCTTCAGGGAAGGAACACCCGGTATACCGCTTGGAACTATTCTTGGGACTGTGCTTACTTTTTCGTTTTTTGTCGGAATAATTATTTACTTGGTGACCAAGGCTCAGCTTTCAAAATCCGGTGTGGGCATGGAGAGCATGCTCGGATTAAAAGGGGAAGTCCTTGAAGTTAAAAACGGGCGTATGAAGGTTCGCGTTCGTGGAGAAATCTGGAACGCCGTGGTTGAGGACGGAACAGTTTTTGATCCCGGTACAGTGATTGAGGTTGTTCAGGCCCGTGGTCTGACCCTGATAGTCGTAAAGAAAAGCTGATCAGCGTAATTATTTGGGAGGTAAACATGACTTATTTGATCCCCGCAGTTTTATTTGCTGTTTTTTTTCTGATCACAGCCTTGAAAGTCTTGAACGAGTATGAGCGTGGAGTGATTTTCAGATTAGGCAGGGTGATAAATGCCAAAGGTCCCGGGCTGATAATCCTGATCCCTGTGGTTGATCGTATGGTTCGAGTTTCTTTAAGGATCATGACTTTGGATGTGCCTAATCAGGATGTTATCACTAAGGATAATGTTAGTATCAAGGTTAATGCTGTTGTGTATTTCCGTGTGACTGACCCGATCAAGGCAATTTTAGAGGTTGAGGATTTTATGTTCGCCACTTCTCAGCTTGCACAAACCACCTTGCGTAGCGTATGTGGAGGCGTTGAACTTGACGAAATACTTTCCAAGCGTGAAAAAGTTAACGGTGAAATTCAGGAAATTCTTGATACCCATACTGATCCGTGGGGAATAAAAGTAAGTACTGTTGAGCTTAAGTATATTGACCTTCCGCAGGAAATGCAGAGAGCCATGGCCAAGCAGGCCGAGGCAGAGCGTGAGCGTCGGGCCAAGGTTATCAATGCTCAGGGTGAGTTTCAGGCCGCTGATAAGCTGTCCGCAGCCGCTGAGATTATTTCAGCTCATCCTGAAGCTTTACAATTGAGATATTTGCAGACCTTGAGAGAGATGTCTGCTGAAGGAAAATCTTCCACCATAATTCCTCTTCCTCTTGATTTATTAAAGATGTTGGCGCCGTTTACCGGCAGGGGGGAGGCAATGGATAAAAAAGACCAAGAGAGCGATTAATAATGAAAGTCCTTGTTACAGGAGCAGCCGGATTTATCGGCTTTCACCTTTCCAAACGTCTTCTTGCTGAAGGCCATGAAGTTGTCGGCCTTGATATTCTTAATGATTACTACGATGTAAATGTTAAGAAGAACCGCCTCAAGCAGATTGAGGATCACGAGAAGTTCACTTTTGCCTACATGGATATGGCTGACCGTGAAGCCATGGCAAAACTTTTTGCAGAAGAGAAGTTTACCCATGTGGTCAACCTCGCAGCGCAGGCTGGTGTTCGTTATTCCTTGGAAAATCCTCAAGCCTACATCGATTCCAATGTTGTAGGTTACATGAATATTCTTGAGGGTTGCCGCCATAACGGAGTTGAGCACCTTGTATATGCTTCTTCCAGCTCTGTTTACGGTCTGAACACTAACATGCCTTTTAGCATTCATGACAACGTGGACCATCCCATCAGCATGTATGCGGCTACTAAGAAATCCAACGAGCTCATGGCTCATTCTTACAGCCACCTTTTCAACATCCCCACTACTGGTCTTCGTTTCTTCACCGTATACGGACCTTGGGGCAGACCTGATATGGCTCTGTTCCTCTTTACTAAGGCTATCTTTGAAGATAAGCCCATCAACGTGTTCAACCACGGAAAGATGCTGCGTGACTTTACCTACATTGATGACATCGTTGAAGGTGTGGTCAGGGTCATGAAGAACACCGCCACACCTAATCCTGATTGGTCCGGCGATGCTCCTGATCCGGGAACAAGTCCCGCGCCTTTTCGTATCTACAACATCGGTAACAACCAGCCCACAAAATTGATGCGCTACATCGAAGTTCTTGAAGAGTGCATCGGCAAGAAGGCTGAGAAGAACATGATGCCTTTGCAGGCTGGCGATGTTCCTTCTACTTATGCAAATGTTGATGATCTTGTTCGTGATGTTGATTTTAAGCCTGAAACAACTGTCGAAGAGGGTATCGCCAAGTTTGTTGAGTGGTACAGAGGCTACTATAAAGTTTAATCTTCTATTCATATTGTTTTCTATGAGGCCGCTTTTAGCGGCCTTTTTTTATGTGATGATCATTAATATGTGATTTTTTTTAATGTCTTGAAATTATTCTTTTAATGGTTTTTTAATGGTGATTATCTGCTGATATTTTTGTTTTAACTACTCATTTTCTCCGTTGCTTTTCTTGATTTAAAGTTATTTTCAGACTAGTTTGGCGATGTTGTTTTTGTGTTAACTTGATTTATATGTTTCACGTGAAACATGAAAAATTGAAATCTCATGGATAAGGTGGTTTCAAGTGGCAAAGAGAATTGTTGTAGCTAATCAGAAAGGTGGGGTAGGTAAAACAACTACTTCCATCAATCTTTCAGCTTCCCTAGCTGTGATGGAAAAGAAGGTTCTTCTCGTTGACTGCGATCCGCAGGGTAACGGTTCAAGTGGACTTGGTTTTTATCCCGGTGATTCCAGAGAAAATATTTACTCTGTGCTTTTTCAGCCGGAAAGAGCAAAGGAAGCGATATATCAAACAGACATTCCTTATCTTTCACTCATGCCCGCAAGTCAGGACTTGGTCGGGGCGGAGATTGAGTTGATCGATAAGATGGGTCGTGAATACTACTTGAAGGATCTCGTTGAGACCGTGGACGATGAATATGATTATATCATTTTCGATTGTCCTCCTTCGCTTGGTATGCTGACTGTAAACGCCCTGTGCGCGGCAAAAGAGTTGTTGGTTCCGCTTCAGACTGAGTATTATGCCCTTGAGGGTGTTGCTCAGCTTTTGATGACTTTTGAATTGGTCAAAAAAAGATTGAACCCGGATCTTTCTGTTCTTGGTGTGGTTCTAACCATGTACGACAAGCGTAACAGACTTGCCCGTCAGGTAAAAAATGAAGTACGTAAAGCTTTTCCGGACAGTCTTTTTGAGACAATAGTTCCGCGAAATGTGCGTCTTTCGGAGGCTCCAAGTTTCGGTAAACCTGCAATTTCATATGATGCGAAATCAAACGGTGCCATGGCTTATCTAAGTCTGGCTCAGGAAGTTGTTAAAAGGCACGAAGCAGAGCAGGAAGGGAAATAAAAAAGGCCGACATCTCTGTCGGCCTTGGAATGTGCAAAATCAGTGTTGTTGTACTTAGTAACGAGCTTCGTAGTTGGTATCTTTTTTATCAATATAGGGTGTACATTCAACAGTAATTTCATCTTTGAAATGTTTTTTAACAATGCGTGCTTGGCACTGGGAACATTTAAATGAAACCAGTCCGCCGAGGTTGCAGGACATGAGTCTGAACTTTCGAGGATCATCTTTTTCCCAATCCTCAGTCTTGTTTCCGCAAAGCTCACAGTGAACATCAGTATCTACTGGGTAGGGAAAGTCCCAGTACTCTTTCAAAGTTTCCCATTCGCCGATGGGTTCTGGACGTTCCGGCGGAGCTTCCTTGGGAAGCAGATCCTTGATCAAGGGTTTTACTTTGGCCCAGAGATCAGCAGTGAGCAGGGCACCGATCAGGTTTCCGTTTTTATCAAAAAGCTCTGTAAGATTATCATCGTGTTTAGACATGTAGCCTCCGACGTCAGTTATATGATGAGTTCGGGATACAATAATCACGGTTTTGATCAAGTCAAAGGAAATATTATCCGGCCCGTTTTTACAGGTCCGTAAACATAAGGAGAAATCCATGGCAGGTGTCACTGGCGGTTTAGGAAGAGGACTAGATGCTCTTCTAGGTGGCGGCAAAGGTGTGGACGAAAAATCATCTTCCGAGGTTTCAATAGATGCCCGGCAGATAGATATAGATATGATTGTTGCCAATCCGAATCAGCCTCGTAAGGAGTTTTCTCCTGATGCTTTGAAGGATCTTTCCGAGTCCATTCGCGCAAAAGGGGTGCTACAACCTATTCTTGTCCGCCCCATTCCCGGGCGCAAAGATCGTTTTGAGCTGGTTGCGGGTGAGCGGCGTCTACGGGCATCCAAGCTGGCTGGGCTTGGGGAAATTCCTGCTTTGGTCAAAGAGATGACCGACCTTGAAAGCATGGCCATTGCCTTGATCGAGAACTTGCAGCGCGAAGACCTAAACCCCATTGAAGAAGCCAAGGGTTATCAGGAGCTAATCACAAAGTTCGGTCTCAGTCAGGATCAATTATCCGGCCAGGTGGGGAAAAGTCGTTCCGCGCTTTCCAACTCCATGCGTCTGCTGACTCTGGCCGAGCCGGTGCAGGATGCCATTGGCAATGGAAAAATCTCCGCAGGCCATGGTCGTGCACTTATGGCTGTCGCAGACGATGATGCGCGTGAGGAACTCTTCAGTAGGCTCATGAACAGCGGAATGTCTGTTCGTCAGTGTGAAGGCGCGGCGACTTTTTTTAAAGAGCATGGAGAACTGCCTGAAGGTGAGGTCGTTGCCAAGTCCAAGTCTACAAGAGCCAAGAAAAAAGAGCCGAAAAAGGTTGATGAAAACCTTGAGCGTATCAAAGATCGTCTTGAGTCCGCACTTGAAACCAAAATATCTTTCAACGGCTCTCATGATAAAGGTAAAATGACTATCAGTTACGCCAACGAGGAAGAACTCGAGCGTCTGGTGGCTATCCTTGAACTTCGTTCTTAAAGGAAAAGAAAGGAATGGATAATAAAATTTTAAGCGTCCTCCCGGAGTTGAAGGACCGCAAGGTGCTCATCATCGGTGATGTGATGCTTGATCATTATGTGATCGGATCTGTGGAACGCATTTCCCCGGAAGCCCCGGTGCCTGTGGTTCAGGTTACTGAAGAAAAATACCTGCTCGGCGGGGCCGGGAACGTTGCCCGAAACATTTCAGCTCTTGGCGGTGAACCTCATTTGACCGGATTTGTCGGGCATGATGGTGAGGGAGAGGTCTTTGAGCGGCTTTGTTCAGATTCCGGGATTCCATGTTCTCTGTACGAAGCTGATGATCGTCCGACCACCAAGAAAACTCGGGTCATGGCTCATAATCAGCAGATGGTCAGGGTGGATCGCGAAAAGACCGAGGACTTTGCTGATTCTATAATGGATAAATTGTTTGTTTTTCTGGAACGTGAGATCTGCGATTATAAAGTGGTCATCCTGTCCGATTATGGAAAGGGCCTTCTCTCTGATTCCTTTTTTGAGCGGTTCTGGAATCTTCTTGAAGAAAAGCAGCATAAGCCGCATATACTGGTCGATCCCAAGACTGTGAACTATGACCGTTACAAATCAGTAAGCATGCTCACTCCCAACTCCAAAGAAGCGGGAGAGGGTGCCAATATGCAGGTCAAGACCCGGGAAGATGTGCTTGAGGCCGGGCGCAGGCTTTTTGACCGTATCGACCCCACTCATCTTTTGATCACCCTTGGCGGGG
The Marinifilum sp. JC120 DNA segment above includes these coding regions:
- the rfaE1 gene encoding D-glycero-beta-D-manno-heptose-7-phosphate kinase, with amino-acid sequence MDNKILSVLPELKDRKVLIIGDVMLDHYVIGSVERISPEAPVPVVQVTEEKYLLGGAGNVARNISALGGEPHLTGFVGHDGEGEVFERLCSDSGIPCSLYEADDRPTTKKTRVMAHNQQMVRVDREKTEDFADSIMDKLFVFLEREICDYKVVILSDYGKGLLSDSFFERFWNLLEEKQHKPHILVDPKTVNYDRYKSVSMLTPNSKEAGEGANMQVKTREDVLEAGRRLFDRIDPTHLLITLGGDGMALFESRDVVKHVPTFARKVFDVTGAGDTVIATLGLGLAAGLDPLTSAVLANYAAGIVVSQVGAATASVDELAEAVRNWPKPEINVWNE
- a CDS encoding ParA family protein → MAKRIVVANQKGGVGKTTTSINLSASLAVMEKKVLLVDCDPQGNGSSGLGFYPGDSRENIYSVLFQPERAKEAIYQTDIPYLSLMPASQDLVGAEIELIDKMGREYYLKDLVETVDDEYDYIIFDCPPSLGMLTVNALCAAKELLVPLQTEYYALEGVAQLLMTFELVKKRLNPDLSVLGVVLTMYDKRNRLARQVKNEVRKAFPDSLFETIVPRNVRLSEAPSFGKPAISYDAKSNGAMAYLSLAQEVVKRHEAEQEGK
- a CDS encoding ParB/RepB/Spo0J family partition protein; translated protein: MAGVTGGLGRGLDALLGGGKGVDEKSSSEVSIDARQIDIDMIVANPNQPRKEFSPDALKDLSESIRAKGVLQPILVRPIPGRKDRFELVAGERRLRASKLAGLGEIPALVKEMTDLESMAIALIENLQREDLNPIEEAKGYQELITKFGLSQDQLSGQVGKSRSALSNSMRLLTLAEPVQDAIGNGKISAGHGRALMAVADDDAREELFSRLMNSGMSVRQCEGAATFFKEHGELPEGEVVAKSKSTRAKKKEPKKVDENLERIKDRLESALETKISFNGSHDKGKMTISYANEEELERLVAILELRS
- a CDS encoding nodulation protein NfeD, with protein sequence MHSLKKRSSYIFCLIVISMFITAAVARSVLAENVSVMLLELQGGISPAQVHLLEDALEQAGDDDHDLLLLRLDTPGGLGTSMREMVKIIMNSKIPVCVWVGPEGAHAASAGTFITAAAQVAAMAPGTSIGAASPVSSSGEELPETISKKVTGDMVSLIKGIARKRGRNIDWYVKSVQEGVSVDAQDAVTLNIVNFMALSVDDFLEQLGARGVLLGGQKVKFAKKEISVIKFVPGFRYAVLSWLLDPQVAYFLLLGGILGVFFELSHPGSILPGVIGAFCLVTGLYAMSILPTNAAGLLLLLLGAVLFLLEVFIISYGLLSLGAVLSLFVGSLVLFREGTPGIPLGTILGTVLTFSFFVGIIIYLVTKAQLSKSGVGMESMLGLKGEVLEVKNGRMKVRVRGEIWNAVVEDGTVFDPGTVIEVVQARGLTLIVVKKS
- a CDS encoding slipin family protein, whose amino-acid sequence is MTYLIPAVLFAVFFLITALKVLNEYERGVIFRLGRVINAKGPGLIILIPVVDRMVRVSLRIMTLDVPNQDVITKDNVSIKVNAVVYFRVTDPIKAILEVEDFMFATSQLAQTTLRSVCGGVELDEILSKREKVNGEIQEILDTHTDPWGIKVSTVELKYIDLPQEMQRAMAKQAEAERERRAKVINAQGEFQAADKLSAAAEIISAHPEALQLRYLQTLREMSAEGKSSTIIPLPLDLLKMLAPFTGRGEAMDKKDQESD
- a CDS encoding NAD-dependent epimerase, with protein sequence MKVLVTGAAGFIGFHLSKRLLAEGHEVVGLDILNDYYDVNVKKNRLKQIEDHEKFTFAYMDMADREAMAKLFAEEKFTHVVNLAAQAGVRYSLENPQAYIDSNVVGYMNILEGCRHNGVEHLVYASSSSVYGLNTNMPFSIHDNVDHPISMYAATKKSNELMAHSYSHLFNIPTTGLRFFTVYGPWGRPDMALFLFTKAIFEDKPINVFNHGKMLRDFTYIDDIVEGVVRVMKNTATPNPDWSGDAPDPGTSPAPFRIYNIGNNQPTKLMRYIEVLEECIGKKAEKNMMPLQAGDVPSTYANVDDLVRDVDFKPETTVEEGIAKFVEWYRGYYKV